A single window of Zea mays cultivar B73 chromosome 10, Zm-B73-REFERENCE-NAM-5.0, whole genome shotgun sequence DNA harbors:
- the LOC100193671 gene encoding uncharacterized protein isoform X1 — protein sequence MPEAARARGLREPAGEGEAEQEDEFYESLDRILSSSCSSASASDDDADHRRRRSRRHHLLHQHQHQHQPLSSAYDVWISEPTSVEERRRLLLQRLGLASDPPPRRSPSPPASTPASPPAPPEEPRSGAGLGSPPLTRNPSSSGGEQQCRIRNLDDGTEFEVGEVHEEEVVREVGTGRHLTFEEFELCVGRSPIVHELMKRTTTAASASASNHAAPAASKPRRKPGGGWLRGIRQLAGTVAYGRRGADDGDKEKEKEKKEREARRLSSATDDSLDGAGSRDVRRVQVRQYGKACKELTGLFMTQELAAHSGSVWCINFSLDGRYLATAGEDRVIHVWEVSEGDRKGELLGEGSLAKENGGGCSPFLTFLGNDSPEIAALSFTCADMDKKRRLRKQSNRKSVGSDHLVVPECVFGFRDKPVCSLLGHAADVLDLSWSKSQYLISSSMDKTVKLWDITTSTCLKTFSHTDYVTCIQFNPVDDNFFISGSLDEKVRIWSVRDRKIEDWNDLHEMVTAACYSPDGQVAMVGSHKGCCHIFDTSEKKLLYKSQIDLRIRKKKSGQKKITGFQFAPGSSSEVLITSADSRIRVVNGDEFVHKFKGLRNTSSQISASVAPNGKYIICASEDSHVYVWRHDNSSHPSRNRITVDVTNSYEHFHCHGVTVAVTWPGAEARGSFGSRSSRHSDSDGAVNSGRDIPAENSQHNSDAGTSRHPGDRASTSWPDEKLPSAKSSPGHCSSDLCIGAMDVQRRSAWGLVIVTAGRGGEIRVFQNFGFPVQV from the exons ATGCcggaggcggcgcgggcgcggggcctgCGGGAACCGGCGGGCGAGGGGGAGGCGGAGCAGGAGGACGAGTTCTACGAGTCGCTGGATCGGATCCtctcctcctcctgctcctccgcctccgcctccgacgacgacgccgaccaccgccgccgccgcagcaggcgccaccacctcctccaccagcaccagcaccagcaccagccgcTGTCCTCCGCGTACGACGTCTGGATCTCCGAGCCAACCTCCGTGGAGGAGCGCCGCCGCCTCCTGCTCCAGCGCCTGGGCCTCGCCTCCGACCCGCCGCCTCGCCGCTCGCCGTCGCCTCCCGCGTCTACCCCGGCGTCGCCACCGGCGCCCCCGGAGGAGCCCAGATCCGGCGCCGGGCTCGGGAGCCCCCCGCTGACGCGGAACCCCAGCTCCAGCGGCGGGGAGCAGCAATGCCGGATCCGGAACCTGGACGACGGCACGGAGTTCGAGGTCGGGGAGGTGCACGAGGAGGAGGTGGTGCGGGAGGTGGGCACCGGCCGCCACCTCACCTTCGAGGAGTTCGAGCTCTGCGTTGGCCGCTCCCCGATCGTGCACGAGCTCATGAAGCGGACCACCACCGCGGCGTCCGCGTCCGCCTCCAATCACGCCGCGCCCGCGGCCAGCAAGCCCCGGAGGAAGCCCGGGGGCGGGTGGCTGCGGGGCATCAGGCAGCTGGCGGGCACCGTCGCGTACGGGAGGCGCGGCGCCGACGATggggacaaggagaaggagaaggagaagaaggagagggaGGCGCGGCGCCTCAGCTCTGCCACCGATGACAGCCTCGATGGCGCCGGCTCGCGCGATGTAAGGAGGGTCCAGGTGCGACAGTACGGGAAGGCGTGCAAGGAGCTCACCGGGCTGTTCATGACGCAGGAATTGGCTGCCCACTCGGGCTCCGTGTGGTGCATCAACTTCAGCCTGGATGGACGATACCTTGCCACTGCTGGAGAGGATCGTGTGATCCATGTTTGGGAGGTGTCTGAGGGAGACAGAAAGGGTGAGTTGCTCGGGGAAGGTTCGCTGGCAAAGGAGAATGGTGGTGGCTGCAGCCCGTTTCTCACGTTTCTTGGGAATGATTCACCGGAGATCGCTGCATTGTCATTCACCTGCGCTGACATGGATAAGAAGAGAAGGCTGAGGAAGCAGAGCAATCGGAAGTCTGTAGGGTCTGATCATCTGGTCGTTCCTGAGTGTGTGTTTGGTTTCAGAGACAAGCCAGTTTGCTCGCTTCTGGGGCATGCCGCTGATGTTCTTGATCTGTCATGGTCCAAATCTCAG TACCTGATCTCATCCTCCATGGACAAAACTGTTAAGCTCTGGGACATCACTACCAGTACCTGTTTAAAAACATTCTCACATACGGACTATG TGACTTGCATCCAGTTCAATCCTGTGGATGACAACTTCTTCATTAGTGGATCACTGGATGAGAAAGTTCGGATTTGGAGTGTCCGTGACCGTAAGATTGAGGATTGGAATGATCTTCATGAGATGGTTACCGCTGCTTGTTATTCCCCTGATGGACAG GTTGCAATGGTGGGCTCTCACAAGGGATGCTGTCATATATTTGATACATCTG AGAAGAAGCTTCTGTACAAAAGTCAGATAGATTTAAGAATTAGGAAAAAGAAATCTGGCCAGAAGAAGATAACTGGATTCCAG TTTGCTCCTGGAAGCTCATCGGAAGTTCTGATTACTTCTGCAGATTCAAGAATACGTGTTGTTAACGGCGATGAATTTGTTCACAAGTTTAAAG GGCTTCGGAACACGAGTAGCCAAATCTCAGCTTCTGTAGCTCCGAATGGGAAATACATCATCTGTGCCAGCGAGGATTCTCACGTCTATGTGTGGAGACATGACAACAGTTCCCACCCTAGTAGGAACAGGATCACAGTTGATGTAACCAACTCATATGAGCATTTCCACTGCCATGGCGTGACCGTGGCTGTCACATGGCCTGGTGCTGAAGCCCGGGGCTCGTTTGGATCTCGAAGCAGCAGGCACAGCGATTCAGATGGAGCAGTGAACTCTGGCCGAGACATCCCAGCTGAGAACAGCCAGCACAATTCTGACGCAGGCACCAGTAGACATCCAGGCGATAGAGCATCCACATCCTGGCCTGACGAAAAGTTACCGTCAGCCAAGAGCAGCCCTGGTCACTGCTCGTCCGATCTTTGCATTGGAGCTATGGATGTCCAGCGCCGGTCTGCGTGGGGGTTGGTGATTGTCACAGCTGGGCGGGGAGGCGAGATCAGGGTGTTCCAGAATTTTGGCTTCCCGGTTCAAGTGTAA
- the LOC100193671 gene encoding uncharacterized protein LOC100193671, whose protein sequence is MPEAARARGLREPAGEGEAEQEDEFYESLDRILSSSCSSASASDDDADHRRRRSRRHHLLHQHQHQHQPLSSAYDVWISEPTSVEERRRLLLQRLGLASDPPPRRSPSPPASTPASPPAPPEEPRSGAGLGSPPLTRNPSSSGGEQQCRIRNLDDGTEFEVGEVHEEEVVREVGTGRHLTFEEFELCVGRSPIVHELMKRTTTAASASASNHAAPAASKPRRKPGGGWLRGIRQLAGTVAYGRRGADDGDKEKEKEKKEREARRLSSATDDSLDGAGSRDELAAHSGSVWCINFSLDGRYLATAGEDRVIHVWEVSEGDRKGELLGEGSLAKENGGGCSPFLTFLGNDSPEIAALSFTCADMDKKRRLRKQSNRKSVGSDHLVVPECVFGFRDKPVCSLLGHAADVLDLSWSKSQYLISSSMDKTVKLWDITTSTCLKTFSHTDYVTCIQFNPVDDNFFISGSLDEKVRIWSVRDRKIEDWNDLHEMVTAACYSPDGQVAMVGSHKGCCHIFDTSEKKLLYKSQIDLRIRKKKSGQKKITGFQFAPGSSSEVLITSADSRIRVVNGDEFVHKFKGLRNTSSQISASVAPNGKYIICASEDSHVYVWRHDNSSHPSRNRITVDVTNSYEHFHCHGVTVAVTWPGAEARGSFGSRSSRHSDSDGAVNSGRDIPAENSQHNSDAGTSRHPGDRASTSWPDEKLPSAKSSPGHCSSDLCIGAMDVQRRSAWGLVIVTAGRGGEIRVFQNFGFPVQV, encoded by the exons ATGCcggaggcggcgcgggcgcggggcctgCGGGAACCGGCGGGCGAGGGGGAGGCGGAGCAGGAGGACGAGTTCTACGAGTCGCTGGATCGGATCCtctcctcctcctgctcctccgcctccgcctccgacgacgacgccgaccaccgccgccgccgcagcaggcgccaccacctcctccaccagcaccagcaccagcaccagccgcTGTCCTCCGCGTACGACGTCTGGATCTCCGAGCCAACCTCCGTGGAGGAGCGCCGCCGCCTCCTGCTCCAGCGCCTGGGCCTCGCCTCCGACCCGCCGCCTCGCCGCTCGCCGTCGCCTCCCGCGTCTACCCCGGCGTCGCCACCGGCGCCCCCGGAGGAGCCCAGATCCGGCGCCGGGCTCGGGAGCCCCCCGCTGACGCGGAACCCCAGCTCCAGCGGCGGGGAGCAGCAATGCCGGATCCGGAACCTGGACGACGGCACGGAGTTCGAGGTCGGGGAGGTGCACGAGGAGGAGGTGGTGCGGGAGGTGGGCACCGGCCGCCACCTCACCTTCGAGGAGTTCGAGCTCTGCGTTGGCCGCTCCCCGATCGTGCACGAGCTCATGAAGCGGACCACCACCGCGGCGTCCGCGTCCGCCTCCAATCACGCCGCGCCCGCGGCCAGCAAGCCCCGGAGGAAGCCCGGGGGCGGGTGGCTGCGGGGCATCAGGCAGCTGGCGGGCACCGTCGCGTACGGGAGGCGCGGCGCCGACGATggggacaaggagaaggagaaggagaagaaggagagggaGGCGCGGCGCCTCAGCTCTGCCACCGATGACAGCCTCGATGGCGCCGGCTCGCGCGAT GAATTGGCTGCCCACTCGGGCTCCGTGTGGTGCATCAACTTCAGCCTGGATGGACGATACCTTGCCACTGCTGGAGAGGATCGTGTGATCCATGTTTGGGAGGTGTCTGAGGGAGACAGAAAGGGTGAGTTGCTCGGGGAAGGTTCGCTGGCAAAGGAGAATGGTGGTGGCTGCAGCCCGTTTCTCACGTTTCTTGGGAATGATTCACCGGAGATCGCTGCATTGTCATTCACCTGCGCTGACATGGATAAGAAGAGAAGGCTGAGGAAGCAGAGCAATCGGAAGTCTGTAGGGTCTGATCATCTGGTCGTTCCTGAGTGTGTGTTTGGTTTCAGAGACAAGCCAGTTTGCTCGCTTCTGGGGCATGCCGCTGATGTTCTTGATCTGTCATGGTCCAAATCTCAG TACCTGATCTCATCCTCCATGGACAAAACTGTTAAGCTCTGGGACATCACTACCAGTACCTGTTTAAAAACATTCTCACATACGGACTATG TGACTTGCATCCAGTTCAATCCTGTGGATGACAACTTCTTCATTAGTGGATCACTGGATGAGAAAGTTCGGATTTGGAGTGTCCGTGACCGTAAGATTGAGGATTGGAATGATCTTCATGAGATGGTTACCGCTGCTTGTTATTCCCCTGATGGACAG GTTGCAATGGTGGGCTCTCACAAGGGATGCTGTCATATATTTGATACATCTG AGAAGAAGCTTCTGTACAAAAGTCAGATAGATTTAAGAATTAGGAAAAAGAAATCTGGCCAGAAGAAGATAACTGGATTCCAG TTTGCTCCTGGAAGCTCATCGGAAGTTCTGATTACTTCTGCAGATTCAAGAATACGTGTTGTTAACGGCGATGAATTTGTTCACAAGTTTAAAG GGCTTCGGAACACGAGTAGCCAAATCTCAGCTTCTGTAGCTCCGAATGGGAAATACATCATCTGTGCCAGCGAGGATTCTCACGTCTATGTGTGGAGACATGACAACAGTTCCCACCCTAGTAGGAACAGGATCACAGTTGATGTAACCAACTCATATGAGCATTTCCACTGCCATGGCGTGACCGTGGCTGTCACATGGCCTGGTGCTGAAGCCCGGGGCTCGTTTGGATCTCGAAGCAGCAGGCACAGCGATTCAGATGGAGCAGTGAACTCTGGCCGAGACATCCCAGCTGAGAACAGCCAGCACAATTCTGACGCAGGCACCAGTAGACATCCAGGCGATAGAGCATCCACATCCTGGCCTGACGAAAAGTTACCGTCAGCCAAGAGCAGCCCTGGTCACTGCTCGTCCGATCTTTGCATTGGAGCTATGGATGTCCAGCGCCGGTCTGCGTGGGGGTTGGTGATTGTCACAGCTGGGCGGGGAGGCGAGATCAGGGTGTTCCAGAATTTTGGCTTCCCGGTTCAAGTGTAA
- the LOC100272945 gene encoding Dof zinc finger protein DOF1.6 yields the protein MAPAASILSVTAVAGSKRPAASDAELPLLDLDSSSLHQQQGDKAGRKGQDQDHHQQQQLECPRCRSTNTKFCYYNNYSTAQPRHFCRACRRYWTHGGTLRDVPVGGASRRAGGGGKRRRVSSAETSSSSPPVPASLADACLSDLPSVFPFLSDGSFFPQLDLGAVVLAPPAFSSSWRSVAPDFYDGLAPWGDIAGLDLSWTPPGSASRSPS from the exons ATGGCGCCTGCAGCTTCGATCCTCTCGGTCACCGCCGTCGCCGGTTCCAAGCGTCCGGCCGCTTCCGACGCTGAGCTCCCGCTCCTCGACCTCGACTCCTCCTCGCTCCACCAGCAGCAG GGTGACAAGGCTGGGCGCAAGGGCCAGGACCAGgaccaccaccagcagcagcagctggagTGCCCGCGCTGCCGCTCCACCAACACCAAGTTCTGCTACTACAACAACTACAGCACGGCGCAGCCGCGCCACTTCTGCCGCGCGTGCCGCCGCTACTGGACGCACGGCGGCACGCTGCGCGACGTCCCGGTTGGCGGGGCCTCGCGCCGCGCCGGTGGGGGCGGCAAGCGGCGCAGGGTCTCCTCCGCCGAGacctcgtcgtcgtcgccgccggtGCCTGCGTCGCTCGCGGACGCGTGCCTGTCCGACCTCCCGTCCGTCTTCCCGTTCCTCAGCGACGGCAGCTTCTTCCCGCAGCTCGACCTCGGCGCCGTCGTGCTTGCACCGCCGGCCTTCTCCTCCTCGTGGCGGTCGGTGGCCCCGGACTTCTACGACGGGCTCGCGCCGTGGGGCGACATCGCCGGCCTCGACCTCAGCTGGACACCACCGGGGAGCGCCAGCCGGTCGCCGTCTTGA